AAGGACACGCCGCTGCACTGGGCGGCCTTCAAGAACAACGCCGAGTGCGTGCGGGCCCTGCTGGCCAACGGCGCCCTGGTCAACGCCCTGGACTACAACAACGACACCCCCCTGAGCTGGGCGGCCATGAAGGGCAACCTGGAGAGCGTCAGCATCCTGCTGGACTTCGGCGCCGAGGTGCGCGTGGTCAACCTGAAGGGCCAGAGCCCCATCTCGCGCCTGGTGGCGCTGCTGGTGCGGGGCTTAGGCACGGAGCGCGAGGATTCCTGCCTGGATTTGCTGCACAGAGCCACGGGACACTTTGAGCTGCGCAAGAACGGGAGCCTGCCCTGGGAGGTGGCGCGGGACCCGCAGCTGTGCCAGCGGCTGACGCGGCTGTGCTCGGCGCCGGGCACGCTGCAGGCGCTGTCGCGCTACGCCGTGCGCCGCTCGCTCGGCCTGCGCTTCCTGCCCCAGGCCGTGCAGCAGCTGCCGCTGCCCGCCTGCCTCAAGGAgtacctgctgctgctcacctgAGGGAGGCACCGCTGCCCTTCCCTCGGATCGCCCCTCGCTCCGGGGAGAGCAGCCCCGCTCACTTTGCGGCTTCCCAGGTTCCTCTCTGCGGTTTTTGTTCCCCTCGGCCGCCCAGgaccctgctgacccctcacgCTGCCTCCCTTTCCTCCCCTCGTCCCTTTCATTTTGTCCCCTCCATTTCTCCCCGTTCTCTCACGCTCCCTCCACTTCCTCCTCTCTGTTccctctgcttctctccctgtccccccctTTCACTCCCCTGCAATGAACAATATCCTTCTGATGGCAAATTATATTCCAGCTGTTGGATTAatctgtttttccctttttttttgttttttttttgccttgtgaaaggaaggttttaaaggaaaagtCTCCTTTGAGGAAGGACCCAAGGCAAGAAATTGTGGGTTGAGATGCAGAGTAATCTTGTGGGATGTGTTAGCTGAAAATCAAAAGATCCAGGTGTTTCTCCAGCATGGAGAGTGAAGTTCTCCCTGTTTATCCATCAAGGGTAAAACCACctcaaaaaccaaaattttgcaGGGCTAGAATTCTTGTGGATGAAAGAAGTTTCTCTAGAGAGTTCCATGTGGAACTCTCCTCCCATCTCTTCAAGCTCTTTCTGAGGTTTCCCACCAGGAATTCATCCTTTGGTGTTAGTTTGGGGGGctttttttgggatttattcCAGGATCCAATAGAAGAGCAGCTCTCCAAGGTGAAACCAAGCAGCTAAAAACTGTCATTGTTGTTTTCTGGGATGAACTTGGGGATGAAAGCTCAAATTCTACCTCTTTTATCCCTCTCTGTTATGCTGGACAGGGAAATCCTGAGGATCAGGAGGGATTTGGTGTCAGTGGGATCCAGGTACGCCTTTCCATGGATTCACAGAGACCTGGAGCACTTTCACAAGCACTGAATTTATTGAAACATCTCTGTTTTGTGACTTTTAACCCTAAAAACCTCAACCTCCACCATCCCTCCTCAATTTATCATGACATCACTTGGGGAGCCACTTCTCAAAACCCCATAAAATCCCCAGGACAatgggaaaaggggattttggggttcctcaggctggcagtggctgctgtccctgtcacagggTGGCCTCAGGGACCAGGACCTTGCGGGTCAGGTGCTCCAGGTGCGCCGTCTCTGACGTGTCCAGCTCGATGTTGTACTTAGCCAGGATTTTGAGGATGGGCCGCAGCTTCAGCCACCACTGCTCCTTGGGGATGCGGTGCCtgaggggacaggaacaggCTGGGGACATCCCCGGGGAGAGATCCCAGGCTTTGTCCCGCTTTCCTGGGGTGGGACGGGGAGGGACACGCACTCAAAATCCGTCTGCTGGCGCAGCTCGGCGATGGGCTGGAACACCAGGCTGCGCTTGCGCATCCCCAGCAGGCACGCCGAGTCCGCCGTGTTGGCAAAGATCCGGCCTGGGAGGAACACAGGAACGTTTGGGAACCTCCTGAAGGTGAGTTGGGAACACCTGGGATCCTCCAGGGACATGGGAGGGAACGTTTGGGAATCTTCAGGGATGGGAGAACACCCGGGACGGGAAGTTGGGGATGTTTGGGATCCTCCTGGAGCAGGGGTTGGGAATGTTTGGGATGCTCCAGGAGGGGAAAACCCATGGGAGGGTAGGTTGGGAAAGTTTGGGACCTTCCAGAAACATGGGATGAATGGGTTATGAATGTTTAGGATCATCCAGGAGTGGGGAACATCCACCAGAATCTGCAGGAGGGGCCTTTTGGGAATGGTTTGGGAATGTAGGGTCACTCTGGGGTCCCTTTGAGATCCTCCATCCAGCAACACCCACCATGCCGGGAGCACTCCTTGATCTTCCCGGTGATCCAGGCCACGGCCTTGGCGCCCATCTTGGTGCCGAAATTACGGTCAAAGGGGGTGGGGctgcctccctgccccaggagaATCCAGGATGAGCCAGTGAAATCCCTCAAATCCTGATCCCGTTCCCGGGAAATCCCCTGAACACCGATCCTGTTCCTGGGGGAATTCCCAAACCCTCACCCCATTCCCACCTGCTGCATGTGCCCCAGGATGTTTTTCCGGCAGTCAAAAATTCCTTTGCCCTCCTCGGAGTAGAGGTTGTAGATGAAATCTGTGGTGTAGTTCTCATTGCAGCGCTCATTCCTACAGCAGGGACAGGATCAGGCCCAAATCCCACAATTTACCCCATCCCGAACAATTCCACTGATCCCAAACAGCAGCACCACGATGAGACCCCAAATCTTCCATCCCTAACCTATGACCACAGTGAGAGCCCAGTTGCCCTGATCCCAAAGCCAATCCCCACGAGGGTGACACGAGGTCCCCCCCAAAGCCAGGGCCCACCTGAGCACAAGCCCTCTCTTCACCGTGGTCTTCATCTTCTCTATCAGGTGGTCCACGTTGGCCTGCAGGGTCAGGAATGGGGGTGGGAGTGGGGTCAGGAATGGAAACCTACTCATTCCACACCACCCTGTTGACACGGGGAACAGGGGACAGGACTGTCCCCACCTGCAGGTCACGGCTGCTGAAGGGCTCCTCGAAGATGTAGGCGGCATCGGCGCCGGCCGCcagcccagccatggtggccagGTAGCCACAGAAGCCACCCATGGTCTCGATGATGAACACACGGCGCTTGGTGCCTGCAGCTGACTGCTTGATCAGGTCACACGTCTGCagtgggggatttggggtcaggaaaAGGGGTTTAGGGTCAGGGGATTTGTGATGCCCACTGCAGACTGCTTGATCAGGTCATGTGTCTGCaataggggatttggggtcaggaaaAGGGGTTTAAGGTCAGGGGAGTTGGGGGATTTCCATCGGGGTCTCAGAGTGGTGGGAGATAGTGCTTTGGGATCAGGGGAATTTGGGACTTGCACTGGGATATCACTGTGGTGATGGTGTTTGGCATCAGGAGGGATACAGGATTTGGGTTCTCACTGTGGTGGTGTTTGGGACGAGGGGGACTTTGGGGAGGTATCTGGGGTCTCACagtggtgatggtgtttggGGTGAGGGGGACTTTGGGGAGGTATCTGGGCTCTCACGGTGGTGATGGTGTTTGGGGTGAGGGGGACTTTGGGGAGGTATCTGGGGTCTCACagtggtgatggtgtttggGGTGAGGGGGACTTTGGGGAGGTATCTGGGGTCTCactggtgatggtgtttgggGTGAGGGGGACTTTGGGGAGGTATCTGGGCTCTCACGGTGGTGATGGTGTTTGGGGTGAGGGGGACTTTGGGGAGGTATCTGGGCTCTCACGGTGGTGATGGTGGTTGGGGTGAGGGGGACTTTGGGGAGGTATCTGGGCTCTCACGGTGGTGATGGTGTTGAGGGCGGTGTCGGCGCCGATGCTGAAGTCGGAGCCAGGGACGTTGTTGGAGACGGTGGCGGGCACAATGCACAGGGGGATGCAGAGCTCCTCGAAGCGTGCCCGGCCCTCCACCAGCTCCAGGCCACCTGTGAATGCCtgagggacagtggggacatcaggggacaatgcagagaggagaggaacagTAGGGATACTGACCACACCCTGACCAGACCTggccctccagcagctccaggccgCCTGTGAATGCGTGGGGGTTAGCAGGGGGACACTGACCCCACCCTGACCACGCCCCAGCCATGCTCTGACCACACCCCACTGACCTCAAAGCCACCGATGATGACAAGACCATGAATCCCAAATTTGCTGATGTTGGCACTGATCTCCTCAAAATATTTCTTGGGCAAAGTCCTGGGAAGGGGAAGCTCCTCTGGATGAGCCTGACCAGAGGGAGACCCCAGAGGGACCCCAAATGACCCCACATGGAGCAGGGAGTCACCTCTTGGTGCCCAGTTTGGatcctcccagccctgtccagctgcCCACAGTATTCCAGCCGATCTCCTCCACCTGGGGGGTGAAACAGGGGTTTAATGGGGTGGGAGAAGGATCTGGGGTCACACTGGCTCCCCTCAGCCCTATCAGTGACATTGGGGTCACACGATGTCCCCACAGCCCTCTCAGGAGGTCACACAATGTGCCCTGgcttggggacagcagcagatcacacccacagcagggctggggtttggACAGGGATTAAACACCCCCATCCTGAGGAATTCCTGAGGAATCTCCATCTCTGCAGGGCTACaactgctccttcccaggcccTTTTCTTGCACCCTTTTCCCACAGGGATctccccatcccaaaatccaaccCCTCAAATCTATACTGCACTTCCCAAACTTTTCCTAGCCTATTTTTCCACTGGGACCTCCCCATTCCAAAACCCAACCCTTCAAATCTGTCTCCAGTCCCTCAAACCCATCCTACAGTTCCCAACCCCTTTTCCCTATAGGAGTCTCACCATCTCAAAATGCAGCCCTTCAAATCCGTCATGCCCTGGCCACCCCTTTATTCCATAGGGATCTCCCCATCCCAACTCCTTTCCCCCACAGGACCCTCACCATCCCGAATGCCAGCCCCTCAAACCCATTCCCCTGTAGGAatctccccatccctgcccctttCGTGccccttttcccaccccattcccctCTGGACCCTCACCATGCCAAAGGCCAGCCCCTCAAAGCCGTCGTGCACCGCGAGCATCCGGTGGCCGTGGATGAGGCCGATCCTCACGGTCGCGCGCACGGCCGCGTTCATCCCCGCCGCCGGAGCGCCCACGTTCAGCACGGCCACCGTGTACCCGCTCTGGGGACGGGGACATGGGGCTTGGGGTAACCTGGGATGGAATTGGGGTGTCCCGCATCGGGCCCCTCCCCGTgccctccccagtgccccctACCTTGGTGGCAGGCGGGCGGATGTGAGCCAGCAGCTTGTAGACGTTCCAGTTGTTCTGAAAGCTCCTAAAAATCGGGGAAGTTGGGGTTTTGAGACGTTTGGAGGACATTGGGGTTGCAGGGATAGGGACATGGAGGTGCCACCCACCGGCCCCGCAGCTTCACCGCGTCCTCGAAGCGTCCCTCGTTCATGGCTGTGGTGA
This is a stretch of genomic DNA from Passer domesticus isolate bPasDom1 chromosome 31, bPasDom1.hap1, whole genome shotgun sequence. It encodes these proteins:
- the PFKM gene encoding ATP-dependent 6-phosphofructokinase, muscle type isoform X3; amino-acid sequence: MNWNRSGRGRKMPPSPAGPQHAETLGVGKAIAVLTSGGDAQGMNAAVRAVVRVGMYTGAKVFFVCEGYQGLVDGGDHIKEATWESVSMMLQLGGTVIGSARCQDFRTREGRLRAARNLVKRGITNLCVIGGDGSLTGADTFRAEWGGLLAELLKTGGITAEEAQRSSHLNIVGMVGSIDNDFCGTDMTIGTDSALHRIIEIVDAITTTAQSHQRTFVLEVMGRHCGYLALITALACGADWVFIPESPPEDDWEEHLCRRLAETRDGGSRLNIIIVAEGAIDKHGKAITSDDIKTLVVKRLGYDTRVTILGHVQRGGTPSAFDRILASRMGVEAVMALLEGTPDTPACVVSLSGNQAVRLPLMECVQVTKDVTTAMNEGRFEDAVKLRGRSFQNNWNVYKLLAHIRPPATKSGYTVAVLNVGAPAAGMNAAVRATVRIGLIHGHRMLAVHDGFEGLAFGMVEEIGWNTVGSWTGLGGSKLGTKRTLPKKYFEEISANISKFGIHGLVIIGGFEAFTGGLELVEGRARFEELCIPLCIVPATVSNNVPGSDFSIGADTALNTITTTCDLIKQSAAGTKRRVFIIETMGGFCGYLATMAGLAAGADAAYIFEEPFSSRDLQANVDHLIEKMKTTVKRGLVLRNERCNENYTTDFIYNLYSEEGKGIFDCRKNILGHMQQGGSPTPFDRNFGTKMGAKAVAWITGKIKECSRHGRIFANTADSACLLGMRKRSLVFQPIAELRQQTDFEHRIPKEQWWLKLRPILKILAKYNIELDTSETAHLEHLTRKVLVPEATL
- the ASB8 gene encoding ankyrin repeat and SOCS box protein 8 isoform X1, producing MWYIMQSIQSKYSLSERLIRTIAAIRSFPRDNVEDLIGRGADVNCLHGTLKPLHCACMVADADCVELLLQKGAEVNALDGYNRTALHYAAEKDETCVEILLEYGANPNALDGNKDTPLHWAAFKNNAECVRALLANGALVNALDYNNDTPLSWAAMKGNLESVSILLDFGAEVRVVNLKGQSPISRLVALLVRGLGTEREDSCLDLLHRATGHFELRKNGSLPWEVARDPQLCQRLTRLCSAPGTLQALSRYAVRRSLGLRFLPQAVQQLPLPACLKEYLLLLT
- the PFKM gene encoding ATP-dependent 6-phosphofructokinase, muscle type isoform X4; translation: MPPSPAGPQHAETLGVGKAIAVLTSGGDAQGMNAAVRAVVRVGMYTGAKVFFVCEGYQGLVDGGDHIKEATWESVSMMLQLGGTVIGSARCQDFRTREGRLRAARNLVKRGITNLCVIGGDGSLTGADTFRAEWGGLLAELLKTGGITAEEAQRSSHLNIVGMVGSIDNDFCGTDMTIGTDSALHRIIEIVDAITTTAQSHQRTFVLEVMGRHCGYLALITALACGADWVFIPESPPEDDWEEHLCRRLAETRDGGSRLNIIIVAEGAIDKHGKAITSDDIKTLVVKRLGYDTRVTILGHVQRGGTPSAFDRILASRMGVEAVMALLEGTPDTPACVVSLSGNQAVRLPLMECVQVTKDVTTAMNEGRFEDAVKLRGRSFQNNWNVYKLLAHIRPPATKSGYTVAVLNVGAPAAGMNAAVRATVRIGLIHGHRMLAVHDGFEGLAFGMVEEIGWNTVGSWTGLGGSKLGTKRTLPKKYFEEISANISKFGIHGLVIIGGFEAFTGGLELVEGRARFEELCIPLCIVPATVSNNVPGSDFSIGADTALNTITTTCDLIKQSAAGTKRRVFIIETMGGFCGYLATMAGLAAGADAAYIFEEPFSSRDLQANVDHLIEKMKTTVKRGLVLRNERCNENYTTDFIYNLYSEEGKGIFDCRKNILGHMQQGGSPTPFDRNFGTKMGAKAVAWITGKIKECSRHGRIFANTADSACLLGMRKRSLVFQPIAELRQQTDFEHRIPKEQWWLKLRPILKILAKYNIELDTSETAHLEHLTRKVLVPEATL
- the PFKM gene encoding ATP-dependent 6-phosphofructokinase, muscle type isoform X2 encodes the protein MRTGTSKESSLEPVRSAEQVPQGTQTGAGRKMPPSPAGPQHAETLGVGKAIAVLTSGGDAQGMNAAVRAVVRVGMYTGAKVFFVCEGYQGLVDGGDHIKEATWESVSMMLQLGGTVIGSARCQDFRTREGRLRAARNLVKRGITNLCVIGGDGSLTGADTFRAEWGGLLAELLKTGGITAEEAQRSSHLNIVGMVGSIDNDFCGTDMTIGTDSALHRIIEIVDAITTTAQSHQRTFVLEVMGRHCGYLALITALACGADWVFIPESPPEDDWEEHLCRRLAETRDGGSRLNIIIVAEGAIDKHGKAITSDDIKTLVVKRLGYDTRVTILGHVQRGGTPSAFDRILASRMGVEAVMALLEGTPDTPACVVSLSGNQAVRLPLMECVQVTKDVTTAMNEGRFEDAVKLRGRSFQNNWNVYKLLAHIRPPATKSGYTVAVLNVGAPAAGMNAAVRATVRIGLIHGHRMLAVHDGFEGLAFGMVEEIGWNTVGSWTGLGGSKLGTKRTLPKKYFEEISANISKFGIHGLVIIGGFEAFTGGLELVEGRARFEELCIPLCIVPATVSNNVPGSDFSIGADTALNTITTTCDLIKQSAAGTKRRVFIIETMGGFCGYLATMAGLAAGADAAYIFEEPFSSRDLQANVDHLIEKMKTTVKRGLVLRNERCNENYTTDFIYNLYSEEGKGIFDCRKNILGHMQQGGSPTPFDRNFGTKMGAKAVAWITGKIKECSRHGRIFANTADSACLLGMRKRSLVFQPIAELRQQTDFEHRIPKEQWWLKLRPILKILAKYNIELDTSETAHLEHLTRKVLVPEATL
- the ASB8 gene encoding ankyrin repeat and SOCS box protein 8 isoform X2; this translates as MPRRGPRHVVHHAEHSEQVLAVRAPHPHHRRHPLLPSRQRGGSHRPGEGEFLTRGRCCAPQGADVNCLHGTLKPLHCACMVADADCVELLLQKGAEVNALDGYNRTALHYAAEKDETCVEILLEYGANPNALDGNKDTPLHWAAFKNNAECVRALLANGALVNALDYNNDTPLSWAAMKGNLESVSILLDFGAEVRVVNLKGQSPISRLVALLVRGLGTEREDSCLDLLHRATGHFELRKNGSLPWEVARDPQLCQRLTRLCSAPGTLQALSRYAVRRSLGLRFLPQAVQQLPLPACLKEYLLLLT
- the PFKM gene encoding ATP-dependent 6-phosphofructokinase, muscle type isoform X1, with amino-acid sequence MAAVPAAPALSRFVAPAALSLAALLLLLLLAFLPPGPGRRRSAGRKMPPSPAGPQHAETLGVGKAIAVLTSGGDAQGMNAAVRAVVRVGMYTGAKVFFVCEGYQGLVDGGDHIKEATWESVSMMLQLGGTVIGSARCQDFRTREGRLRAARNLVKRGITNLCVIGGDGSLTGADTFRAEWGGLLAELLKTGGITAEEAQRSSHLNIVGMVGSIDNDFCGTDMTIGTDSALHRIIEIVDAITTTAQSHQRTFVLEVMGRHCGYLALITALACGADWVFIPESPPEDDWEEHLCRRLAETRDGGSRLNIIIVAEGAIDKHGKAITSDDIKTLVVKRLGYDTRVTILGHVQRGGTPSAFDRILASRMGVEAVMALLEGTPDTPACVVSLSGNQAVRLPLMECVQVTKDVTTAMNEGRFEDAVKLRGRSFQNNWNVYKLLAHIRPPATKSGYTVAVLNVGAPAAGMNAAVRATVRIGLIHGHRMLAVHDGFEGLAFGMVEEIGWNTVGSWTGLGGSKLGTKRTLPKKYFEEISANISKFGIHGLVIIGGFEAFTGGLELVEGRARFEELCIPLCIVPATVSNNVPGSDFSIGADTALNTITTTCDLIKQSAAGTKRRVFIIETMGGFCGYLATMAGLAAGADAAYIFEEPFSSRDLQANVDHLIEKMKTTVKRGLVLRNERCNENYTTDFIYNLYSEEGKGIFDCRKNILGHMQQGGSPTPFDRNFGTKMGAKAVAWITGKIKECSRHGRIFANTADSACLLGMRKRSLVFQPIAELRQQTDFEHRIPKEQWWLKLRPILKILAKYNIELDTSETAHLEHLTRKVLVPEATL